The Thermodesulfobacteriota bacterium genomic sequence TCTGTTCGGCTATATCGAGGGCTTCTACAATTCCCGTCGCCTGCACTCGGCTCTGGGCTATATCAGCCCCGCCGAGATGGAACGCAGAGCGGCTTAACCCCGTCCACTTTTTCGGGGGAAGATCAACATCGATCCAAAGCTGGATTTCATCCGGAAGCATTTTTCGGAGATCGCGTTGCCGCGATGAATGAATAATTGGGCTGTCGTGCAGGTCGCGATCTCATATCCCAACTGTCTGTAGGATGCAGTCAATCAGCTTTCCGGGCAGCGGAGGACTTAGGCGGCGATCGGGAACGGGGTTCCTTACGAGACAACGTCTCTCATCACCCATTTAGGGTGCCGCTTTGGGTAGATGGTGCGGGCGGTCGGATTCGAACCGACACGTATTTCTACGGCGGATTTTGAAGTGAGTCGCGGCTTTCATCGGGCTGCTATTCCACGGATGACGGCGCTTCAAACAAGAACCCAAGGGTCAGCCGACACTCCTAGATGGCACTTGCCCGTTGAGACGGCCCGTCCGATGTGCACGCTATAGCCCGATATTACCGCATCCCTTCACGCGGCGGCTTCAAATCGGAAGATCTATCGCCTTCTATCTCCACAAGAGTAAAGAAGTGGAGATACGGTATGAGCGTTGCGCCGCATGTCGCCCGCAGGACAATTCGCCGGCATCAGCTACGAGAGATCGTGCCGCTTGCCGACAGCACAATCTACGACATGGAGCAGCGAGGAGAATTCCCGCAGCGCTTCTATCTCACCTCGCGTTGCGTCGTCTGGGATCTGGCAGAAGTCGAAGCTTGGCTTGACGCTCGACGCCGTGCCTCTCGGGCCAATGCTATCGAACGCGCTCCAAGCCCCGACGTGAGATTGCGCCGCTCTCGGCCTGTCAAACACTAGGCTCGAGCTCAAGCAGCTCCATCGTGGCCGGGAGCAGGGTCGGCACATACTTCCGACCCGCGACCCAAGCGTCCACCAGGTT encodes the following:
- a CDS encoding AlpA family phage regulatory protein; this translates as MSVAPHVARRTIRRHQLREIVPLADSTIYDMEQRGEFPQRFYLTSRCVVWDLAEVEAWLDARRRASRANAIERAPSPDVRLRRSRPVKH